A genomic segment from Aegilops tauschii subsp. strangulata cultivar AL8/78 chromosome 1, Aet v6.0, whole genome shotgun sequence encodes:
- the LOC109747693 gene encoding replication protein A 70 kDa DNA-binding subunit C-like: protein MAFSPDQGLLRSSIAARAENAVNNLPFSRLHSSVLKQNTINAKMQQLSLNSHQGKMPAVRSIGQGFGPRPAEFLCQQPPPAYVNRGSVANNVTPNVTPVAFLNPYQGQLLHSMCISGTNPILALKGGRICEFNGKFVDTINSSLLKINPDLPDAEKLMQWYITEGKLAVCTSLSQEISSMEKMYFRKTVAQIKDENMGRSDQPDWVTVEATISHINTEKFSYPACTREVNGKRCNRKLKVMEETFGDEARVKVSIMKAERLDHTSNKSHVFYLGAFDGLWADGRGSAPGANGVATAVNVGFTNSDAGRQAKVSGGMPNAAPSAARYACSTCGSTGHNVQNCPAAMDIQLPPTGWDFTPSSYGSSASNARRCCKCNQPGHWARDCPWQATSYGSSASKAQLCCKCNQPGHWARDCPVQAPRMALQLETATAALVSASDVISLGTVLVTAQPPTPLQVLRLVPLQRQAAPHQEDAYVGRRVSQCRPPVKELSDGGEGGEEDIQLQVTEAIKELDDERIQI, encoded by the exons ATGGCATTTTCTCCTGATCAAGGTCTGTTGCGCTCTTCTATTGCTGCAAGGGCAGAAAATGCTGTGAACAATCTGCCATTCAGCAGACTTCATAGTTCAGTGCTAAAGCAAAACACAATAAATGCCAAGATGCAGCAGCTTTCACTGAACTCTCATCAAGGGAAAATGCCTGCAGTTCGTTCCATTGGTCAGGGCTTTGGCCCACGCCCTGCAGAGTTTTTGTGTCAGCAGCCACCTCCAGCATATGTGAACAGAGGATCTGTTGCTAACAATGTCACTCCTAATGTCACCCCTGTTGCTTTCTTGAACCCGTACCAAG GTCAGCTGCTGCACTCGATGTGCATTTCTGGTACTAATCCTATACTTGCCTTGAAAGGTGGCCGCATATGTGAATTCAACGGCAAATTTGTGGACACAATCAACTCAAGCTTGTTAAAAATAAATCCAGACTTGCCTGATGCAGAAAAGCTGATGCAGTGGTACATAACTGAAGGGAAATTAGCAGTTTGCACTTCTTTATCTCAGGAAATCTCAAGCATGGAAAAGATGTATTTCCGAAAAACAGTTGCGCAGATCAAGGATGAGAATATGGGGCGATCAGATCAGCCAGATTGGGTCACTGTTGAAGCTACAATTTCACACATCAACACTGAGAAATTTTCTTATCCAGCTTGCACAAGGGAGGTTAATGGTAAGCGCTGCAACAGAAAG CTGAAAGTCATGGAAGAAACCTTCGGTGACGAGGCGCGCGTGAAAGTCAGCATCATGAAGGCTGAAAGATTGGACCACACATCAAACAAGAGTCATGTTTTTTATCTTGGAGCATTTGATGGCCTTTGGGCGGATGGTCGAGGCTCGGCACCTGGTGCGAATGGTGTTGCTACTGCTGTGAACGTTGGTTTCACCAACTCAGACGCCGGACGGCAAGCTAAGGTATCTGGCGGGATGCCTAATGCAGCACCATCAGCAGCACGATATGCCTGCAGTACATGTGGCTCCACTGGGCACAACGTGCAGAACTGCCCTGCAGCCATGGATATCCAGCTACCACCAACAGGTTGGGACTTCACGCCGAGTTCATATGGCTCTTCTGCATCCAATGCTCGCCGGTGCTGCAAGTGCAATCAGCCTGGGCACTGGGCCAGAGACTGTCCATGGCAGGCCACCTCGTACGGCTCTTCTGCATCCAAAGCTCAGTTGTGCTGCAAATGCAATCAGCCTGGGCACTGGGCTAGAGACTGTCCGGTGCAGGCGCCTCGCATGGCTCTTCAGCTGGAAACGGCAACGGCAGCCTTGGTTTCTGCTTCAGATGTAATCAGCTTGGGCACTGTCCTAGTGACTGCCCAGCCCCCTACTCCTTTGCAGGTG CTCAGGCTAGTGCCCCTCCAGCGGCAGGCTGCGCCGCATCAGGAGGATGCCTATGTTG GCCGGAGAGTGTCACAGTGCCGACCACCAGTGAAGGAACTCAGCGACGGTGGTGAGGGAGGAGAG GAGGACATCCAATTGCAGGTGACGGAGGCGATCAAGGAGCTCGATGACGAAAGAATACAGATATGA
- the LOC109747736 gene encoding uncharacterized protein has product MGSKQAEDIKNLLLKIIIPLAFPLAGSFICGLIADRAIRHSDLDSSGNSIQLDQSSSSDGLRLIQGEEGGGEMESPNRAPWKLVQAETPYSTGRLHGGGHARRASVTEEITVAQDTESSSEVSVNNQKFQGVEGTSAGAEEVESLKRVVSALEERAAGIESRFHDYCDAKEQESTYQKMQIMCLGMKLELLESQNQRLEAAATEIRAAAEEFAVMRASLDALQSKFRKVARKSRQEFDAIDGRILALDAREAEMATRCRGFEQLMAEMKELVLQLQKGKGTDSESVEVAVERSMRKLSSSKDLLDGMEVLRDRWAADMEELIYLGWITAWLQHDLLVSDGEGGAAKGPVAIGDDDNDADPTAEEQRKKGEKMVAVAAPINEVELRKTSSDASSCAAGEESCMGLAGCRTGIGRPRLLRKIRGWARGKGPIKGSES; this is encoded by the exons ATGGGAAGCAAGCAAGCAGAGGACATCAAGAATCTCCTTCTCAAGATAATAATTCCCTTGGCTTTTCCCCTGGCAGGTTCTTTTATCTGCGGCCTCATAGCAGATAGAGCAATCAGGCACAGTGACCTAGACTCGTCTGGTAACTCGATCCAGTTGGATCAATCATCATCGTCAGACGGTTTGAGATTGATTCAAGGagaagagggaggaggagaaaTGGAGTCCCCGAACCGGGCGCCGTGGAAGCTGGTGCAAGCGGAGACCCCCTACAGCACCGGCAGGCTCCACGGTGGCGGCCACGCGAGGCGGGCTTCTGTTACTGAGGAAATCACGGTGGCGCAGGACACCGAGAGCTCATCGGAAGTTTCAGTCAACAACCAGAAGTTCCAGGGTGTGGAGGGGACGTCCGCCGGCGCCGAGGAGGTCGAGAGCCTGAAGCGCGTGGTGTCGGCCCTCGAAGAGCGAGCCGCCGGCATCGAGTCGCGGTTCCACGACTACTGTGACGCGAAGGAGCAGGAGTCGACGTACCAGAAGATGCAGATCATGTGCCTGGGGATGAAGCTGGAGCTGCTGGAGTCGCAGAACCAGCGGCTCGAGGCGGCCGCCACGGAGATCCGGGCGGCCGCCGAAGAGTTCGCCGTGATGCGGGCGAGCCTCGACGCGCTGCAGAGCAAGTTCAGGAAGGTTGCCAGGAAGAGCAGACAAGAGTTCGACGCCATTGATGGAAGGATCCTGGCTTTGGATGCCCGGGAGGCAGAGATGGCAACGAGGTGCCGAGGCTTTGAGCAGCTCATGGCGGAGATGAAGGAGCTGGTTTTGCAGCTGCAGAAGGGGAAAGGAACAGACAGTGAG AGCGTGGAGGTCGCCGTGGAGAGGAGCATGCGGAAGCTGTCGAGCAGCAAGGACCTGCTGGACGGTATGGAGGTGCTCCGGGACCGGTGGGCGGCGGACATGGAGGAGCTGATCTACCTCGGCTGGATCACGGCGTGGCTGCAGCACGACCTCCTGGTCAgcgacggcgagggcggcgcCGCCAAGGGCCCGGTGGCGATTGGGGACGACGACAATGACGCCGACCCGACGGCGGAGGAACAGCGCAAGAAGGGGGAGAAGATGGTGGCGGTGGCCGCGCCGATCAACGAGGTGGAGCTCCGCAAGACGTCGTCCGACGCGTCGTCGTGCGCCGCGGGAGAGGAGTCGTGCATGGGGCTGGCGGGCTGCAGGACAGGGATCGGACGGCCAAGATTGCTCCGCAAGATCAGAGGGTGGGCCAGGGGAAAGGGTCCAATCAAGGGCAGTGAGTCATAA